CTCGTGCCCGTGGCCGGCATCCTCGACGTGCTCGACAACTACGCCTTCGTGCGCACGACGGGCTACCAGCCCGGAACCTCCGACGTGTACGTCAACCTCGGCCAGGTGCGCAAGTCCGGCCTGCGTCGCGGCGACGCGATCACCGGTGCCGTGCGCCAGCCGCGGGAGGGCGAGAGCAACCACCGGCAGAAGTTCAATGCGCTCGTGCGGCTCGACTCGATCAACGGCATCGCCGTCGAGGAGACCACCGCGCGCCCGGAGTTCGCCGACCTCACCCCCGTGTACCCGCAGCGACGGCTGCCGCTCGGCAGCGGTGCGCTCGGGCCGCGCATCATCGATCTCGTGGCCCCGCTCGGACTGGGCCAGCGCGCGCTCATCCACGCACCGACGGCCTCCGGACGCTCGACGCTGCTCGGGCAGCTCGCCGCCACGATCGCCGACGCCTCCCCGCAGGCCCATCTCATGATGGTGCTGCTCGACGAGCGACCCGAGGACGTGACGATCATGGAGCGGGCGGTCCGCGGCGAGGTCGTCGCCTCGACGTTCGACCGGCCCGCGACCGACCACACGACCGTCGCCGAGCTCGCCGTCGAGCGGGCCAAGCGGCTCGTGGAGATGGGGCAGGACGTCGTGCTCCTGCTCGACTCGCTCACCGCCCTGACCCGCGCCTACCACGCCGCGGCCCATTCGAGCCGGTCCGGCGCCGGCCTCGACACGAATGCGGCGCACCTGGCCAAGAAGTTCTTCGGGGCGGCCCGCACGGTGGAGAACGCCGGCTCGCTCACGATGATCGCCACCTTGACCACGGGCGGCACCGAACTCGACGACCAGATCGCCGAGGCGTTCACGGGCACCGCGACCGCCGAGATCACGCTCGACGCGGACCTCGTGGCGGCGGGGCACCTCCCGGCGATCGACGTGCGCGCCTCGGCCACCCGACGCGAGGACGAGCTTTTCGACCTCGACGACCTCGCCCACCGGCAGGTGTTGCGGCGGATGCTCGCGGACCGTACGCCCGAGTCGGGTCTCGACTGGCTGGCCGAGTCGCTCGGCCAGGCCACGAACGAGGGCTTCCTCGGCTCGATCCGGGTCACCCCGGCGGAGAAGGCCGCGCTGCGCCGGTCGTTGTCCCGCTGATGGCCGCGGGTAACGAGTTCGTCGTCGTCGAGCCGATCCTCGCCGAACACGCCGACATCGAGGCGGCCCTGGCCGACCCGGCGGTGCATTCCGATCAGGCGCGGGCCCGCACGCTCGGGCGTCGGTATGCCGAACTCGGCCGGATCGTGCGGGCCTACCGCACGTGGGAGTCGGCGCACGCCGATGCGGCGGACGCCGCGGACCTCGCCCAGGACGATCCGGACTTCGCGGCCGAGCTGCCTGCGCTGCAGGCGGCGGAGGCCGCCGCCGCCGAGGACCTGCGCACCGTGCTCATCCCGCGCGACCCGGACGACTCCCGCGACGTGATCCTCCAGGTCAAGGCGGGTGAGGGCGGGGAGGAGTCCGCCCTGTTCGCCGGCGACCTCGTGCGGATGTACCTGCGGTACGCCGAACGCAGGGGCTGGTCCTCGCAGATCCTCGACGCCGCCGAGTCCGACCTCGGCGGCTACAAGGACGTGTCGATCGCGATCAAGGCCGGCTCGATCACCGATCCGAGCGAGGGGGTGTGGGCCCACCTGAAGTACGAGGGCGGCGTGCACCGGGTCCAACGGGTGCCCGTGACCGAGTCCCAGGGGCGGATCCACACCTCCGCGGCGGGCGTGCTCGTGCTGCCCGAGGTCGAGGAGGCCGGCGAGATCGACATCGAGGCGAACGACCTGCGCATCGACGTCTACCGCTCCTCCGGCCCCGGCGGTCAGAGCGTCAACACGACCGACTCGGCCGTGCGGATCACCCACGTGCCCACCGGGATCGTCGTCTCGATGCAGAACGAGAAGTCGCAGATCCAGAACCGCGAGGCCGCGATGCGGGTGCTGCGGGCCCGGCTGCACGCCGCGCGCCAGGAGGAACTGGACGCCGAGGCCTCCGCGGCGCGACGCTCCCAGGTGCGCACCGTCGACCGCTCCGAGCGGATCCGCACGTACAACTTCCCGGAGAACCGCATCTCCGATCACCGCACCGGCTACAAGGCGTACAACCTCGACCACGCCCTCGACGGGGACCTCGACCCCGTCGTGACCTCGGCCATCGAGATGGACGAGGCGGAGCGACTCGCCCACGCGAGCGACGCGCTCGGGACGTGACGTCCGACCTGCCCGCGCTCGTGCGGGCCGCGGCCGCCGTGCTCGCGGACGCCGGGGTCGCCTCCCCGCGCCCCGATGCCGAGACCCTCGCCGCCCACGTCCTGGGCGTCGACCGGCTCAACCTCATCCTCCCCCCACCGGTGCCGCCGGGGTTTGCTGGTGCCTACGCCGAGCTCGTCGATCGTCGGCGCCGCCGCGAGCCGCTCCAGCACCTGACCGGCCGGGTGACCTTCCGCTACCTCGACCTGCTCGTGCGCCCCGGGGTGTTCGTGCCCCGGCCCGAGACCGAGGTCGTGGCCCAGGTCGCCATCGACGCCGCCCGCGGGGTCGCCCGCCCGCTCGTGGTCGACCTGTGCACGGGCGCCGGCGGGCTCGCGCTCGCCGTCGCGACGGAGGTTCCCGCATCGCGCGTCTGGGCGATCGACCGGAGCCGGGAGGCGGTCCGATTGACGACGACGAACGCGGCCCGCGTCGGCGCCTCGCCGTCCGTCGTGGTCGGCGACGTGCGCGACCCCACGCTCCTGGGCGAGTTGACCGGCCGGGTGGACGTCGTCGTCTCCAATCCGCCGTACATCCCCCCGGACGCGGTGCCGGTGGATCCGGAGGTGCGCGACCACGACCCCGAACTCGCGCTCTACGGGGGAGGCCCGGACGGCCTCGCGGTGCCCGGCGCCGTCATCGCGGCCGCCGCGCGGCTGCTGCGGCCGGGGGGACTGCTCGTCATGGAACACGCCGACGTGCAGGGCCCCCGGACCCGGCGACTCGCCGCCGCCGGCGGCGCCTTCACCGGCGTGCACACCCGGCCCGACCTCACCGGGCGCGACCGGATGCTCGTGGCGACGCGGGCCGGAACCGGCTGCCGGGGTGAGACGGGAGCCGCCGACGGCGTGGGAGACTACTGACCGTGAGCGAACTGCGTGACTGCACGGATCCCGCGACCTGGTGGCCGCATCTGGACGAGGCCACCCGCGCCCTGGCCGGCGGCGGCCTGGCCGTCATACCCACGGACACGGTCTACGGGATCGCGGCCGACGCCTTCACCCCCGCGGCGGTGAGCCGGCTGCTCGCGGCGAAGGGGCGGGGCCGGAACATGCCGCCGCCGGTGCTCATCGGCGACGTGCGCACGATGGACGGCCTGGCGACCGACGTTCCCGCCGCGGCCCGTGCGCTGGCCGAGAAGTTCTGGCCCGGCCCGCTCACCCTCATCCTCAGCGCCCAGCCCTCCCTCGTCTGGGACCTCGGGGAGACGGAGGGCACCGTCGCCCTGCGGGTACCCGATCACGAGTTCGCGCTCGCCCTGCTGCGGCGCACCGGCCCGCTGGCCGTCTCGAGCGCGAACAAGTCCGGTCGCGCCGCGGCGCGGACGGCCGCCGCCGCGCGGGCCCAGCTGGGCGGGTCCGTGCGGGTCTACCTCGACGGCGGACCCGTGAGCGGCGGGGTGCCCTCGACGATCGTCGACGCGAGCACCGGCGTGCTGCGGATCGTGCGCGAGGGGGCCCTGAGCGTCGCCGAGCTGGCCGCCGTCGCCCCGGAGCTCGCCGCCGGCGACCAGGACTCGGCCACGGCGGGCGAGCCGGCGCCGCCGGAGCCCGAGGCGCCCGCCGTCCTGGCCGGGAGCGACCCGCCGCCGGATCTGATCGGGGCGCCTGCCGAGCAGGACGAGCCTGCGTGAGGATCTACCTCCTGCTCATGGCGATCGCGGCCGCGGTGACCTACCTGGCCACCCCGCTCGCGCGCAGCCTCGCGCAGAAGGTGCATGCCGTGACCCCGGTGCGCTCCCGGGACGTCCACAGCGTGCCCACCCCGCGGCTCGGCGGGGTCGCCATGTTCGCGGGCCTCGTGGTCGCGATGGTCGTCGCCTCGACCATGCCGTTCCTGGAGACGGTCTTCGCCGACGGGCTGCCCTGGGCGATCCTCGGATGCGCCGGCCTCGTCTGCCTGCTCGGCGTCGCCGACGACATCTGGGACCTCGATTGGATCACGAAGCTCATCGGCCAGATGCTCGCCGCCGGGCTGCTCGCCTGGCAGGGGGTCCAGCTCATCACCTTTCCGATCTTCGGGCTGACGATCGGCTCCTCCCGGCTCTCGCTCATCGCCACGGTCGTCGTGGTCGTCGTCGTGATCAACGCCGTCAACTGGGTCGACGGACTCGACGGCCTGGCCGCCGGGCTCATGGCCATCGGGGGAGCGGCGTTCTTCATCTACAGCTACATGCTCACCCGCACGGACAACCCGACCGACTACTCCAACCTGGCCACGGTCGTCATCGCCTGCCTCGTGGGCGTGTGCCTCGGCTTCCTGCCCCACAACTTCCACCCCGCCTCGCTGTTCATGGGGGACTCCGGGGCGATGTTCCTCGGCTTCACGGTCTCGGCCGCGGCCATCGTCGTGACCGGACAGATCGACCCGGCCGTGCTCACGACCACGACGGCGCTGCCCGCCTTCCTCCCGCTGCTGCTGCCCTTCGCCGTGCTGCTGCTGCCGCTGCTCGACATGGTCATCACCACGATGCGGCGGCTCGCGAAGGGGCATTCGCCGTTCCACGCGGACCGGACCCACCTGCATCACCGACTGCTCGACTTCGGTCACTCCCACCGCAATGCCGTGCTCATCATGTACACGTGGGCGACCCTCATCGCGTTCAGCGCCGCCGCCCTCGCGATCTTCCCCGGCGTCTGGGTGGCGGTGGTCACGGGGATTGGACTCCTCCTCGCGATCGGGGTTACCGTCCGGCTGCCGAGGGCCGCACGCGCGCGGGCCCAGTCCCCCGCGACCGCGTCGCCCTCGAGCGACCCGGCCTCACCACGATCATGATCGGACAGCCATGAGCCCCAGCGCACCGAATGCGGACTCCTACGTCAACACCCCCGAGATCCTCGCGTTGATCAGACGGGTCTTCGTCGGCCTGATCATCCTCACCTGCGCCCTCGGGGCGGCCGGGCTCGTGGCCGGCGCGCTGATCGCCGGGTGGCCCGGCGTGTGGGCCGCGCTCATCGCCGCCGCGCTCGGGCTGTTCTTCACCGGCACGACCGTCGGCGGCCTCTACCTCGTGGCCGGGCGCGGCATGCACCTGCTCATGGCGGTGCTGCTCGGCGGCTGGATGGTCAAGATGGTCATCCTCGGCGTCGTCGTGTTCTGGCTTCGCGGCCAGGAGTTCTACCATCGGGGGACCTTCGCGGCCACGATCCTCGCGATCGTCATCGGCGCGCTCATCGTCGAGATCGTGCTCGTCGCCCGCGCCCGGATCCCGTACGTGGGTGGAGCGCAACCGGCTCCCGCGGTGACCTCTGTCACAGCGAACCCGCGGCCGCCGGTGGCCGGGGACGGTCCGGCGCGGGTGCAGCCCCGCGATCGCGCCGATTCCGGGCCGTCGAGCCCGGCGGCGCGGACGGGTGACGAACCGGAGTGACTGCGGCCATAGTCGACCCTGGCCGGGGGAGGGCCCCGATCGGGTAACCTGGCCACGTACTTTTGCACGTATCGCAAGCGGTTCGCGCGACGCCGCCTCCCCCGGAGATGAACCACTGCCTGAGATCGCTGGAGAGCATTCTGTCTACTGGTATGAACGCCCTGCCGGTCCTCGCTGAGGGTGGCGGCCTGCACACCCCGGGCATCGACGAGTTCTTTCCCACCCCGCTGTGGGAGAGCGGAATCCTCACCTTCGACCGGATCATGCTCGTCCGCCTGGTCGTGGCCGGTCTCCTCATCCTGCTGCTGTGGCTCGGGACCCGCAAGGCCACGCTCGTTCCGAGCCGGGGCCAGGCCGCCGTCGAGTTCGGCCTCGACTTCGTGCGCGTGCAGATCGCCGAGCAGGTCCTCGGGAAGCGCCGCGGGCGCCCGTACGTGCCCATGCTCACGGCGATGTTCTTCCTCATCCTCGCGATGAACATCGCGGGTATCGTGCCCGGGCTCAACACGGCCGGGACCGCGCGGATGGGGCTGCCGCTGCTGCTCGCCGTCGTCGTGCTCGTCGTCTACCTCGTCGCGGGCGTGCGCAAGCAGGGCCTCGGGCGCTACCTCAAGTCGCAGCTGTTCCCGCCGGGGATCCCGGCGGTCGCCTACGTCCTCATCACCCCGATCGAGGCCCTCCAGGTCTTCGTGATCCGGCCCGCGACGCTCGCGATCCGGTTGCTCGCGAATATGATGGCCGGGCACCTGATGCTCGTGCTCACCTACGCCGCGACCCAGTTCCTGCTCCTCGAATCGGCCGGTCTCATGAAGATCGCCAGCCCGCTCGCGTTCGCGGGCGCGCTGTTCATCACGCTCTTCGAGATCTTCGTCGCGCTGCTGCAGGCGTACATCTTCACCCTGCTCGCGGCGATCTACCTCAACTTCGCCCTCGAAGAATCGCACTGATCCGCTTCACCCGCCTCACCCCACTCGACGCTCCGCCGGGGCGTCCTACGGAAGGAAGTTCATGGAAGGCAATATCGCAACCATTGGTTACGGCCTCGCGACGATCGGTCCGGGCATCGGCCTGGGCATCGTGTTCGGCCAGACCCAGATCGCCACGGCGCGTCAGCCCGAGGTCGCCGGTCGGCTCTTCACCAACATGATGATCGGTGCCGCGCTGATCGAGGTGCTGGGTCTGCTCGGTCTCGTCGCCGGCCTCATCTTCTGATCGGGTGCGGCTAGTCCCCGACTGCGACGCATGCCAGTTCAGCCCCATCGACATCAGGAGTAACCGATGAATCTCGCGGAGCCACTGCCCGTGGCCGAGATCAGTGGACTCGACGTCCTCATCCCCGCCGGCTTCGACCTGTTCTGGTCGGCCGTCGTCACCGTCGTGATCGGGTTCTTCTTCTTCAAGTACCTCATGCCGAAGATGACGGCCCTGCTCGACGAGCGGACCGCCAAGATCGAGGGCGGACTGGAACTCGCGCAGAAGGCCCAGGCCGAGGCCGCCGCGGCGCAGTCCGAGAAGGAGGCCGAACTCGTGGCCGCCCGTCGGGAGGCCGCGGGCATTCGGGACGAGGCCAACGCCGAGGGCAAGGTGATCCGGGGCGAGGCCCGCGACCAGGCCCAGGCGGAGGCCGCGCGCATCCTCGAGTCGGCTCAGCGCCAGATCGAGGCGGAGCGGGCATCCGCGGTCGTCTCGCTGCGCGAGGAGGTGGGGTCGCTCGCGAGCGAACTGGCCTCCCGGATCGTGGGCGAGGCGCTCGCCGAGGACGCACGCCAGTCCCGCGTGATCGATCGCTTCCTGGACGAGTTGGACGGAACCCTCACGGCCACCGAGTCGACCGCCAAGGAGTCCTGATGCGCGCGACCTCCTCGGCCAGCCTGGCCGCCGCCGCGGGCCGGTGGGAGCCGGTCGTCACGGGTGCGGGCCCGCAGGCCGCCGACTACGGCCGGCAGCTGTTCGCGGTCGTCGACGTGCTCGACTCCTCGGCGGGCCTGCGGCGTGCGCTGACCGAGCCCACGCGGGAGGGGGAGGCGAAGGCCCGACTCGTCACGGACGTGTTCGGGGCGACGGTCGCCGAACCGGTCGCCGACCTGATCGCGGGCCTCGCCCGCGACCGGTGGTCGGACGAACGGGACCTGACCGACGCCGTCGAGGAACTCGCGATCACTTCCCTGCTCGTGGCCGCCGACTCCCGTGACGGGATCGCCGACCTCGAGGAGGACGTCTTCCGGATCGTGCGGCTCCTGGCCGAGGAACGGGAGCTGCGGCTGAGCCTGTCGAACCGCGACCTTCCCGCCGAGCGCCGAGTCGACCTGGTGCGGTCGGTCTTCGGCGAGCGGATCGGTTCGGAGGCGTTCGACCTGGTGAGCCGGGTCGTCGCAGCACCGCGGGGGCGCACCCTCACGGCGGGACTCATGCGCGTCGCCGAACACGCCGCCACCCGGCGCAACCGGCTCCTGGCCGTGGTCACGGCCGCGGTCCCGCTCTCCCGAGCACAGCAGGACCGGTTGGGCGCGATGCTCTCGAGCGCCTATGGTCGCACCATGCAGGTCAATGTCGCCGTGGACCCCGCCCTCGTGGGCGGTCTGCGGATCCAGGTGGGCGACGAGCTCGTGGACGCCACCGTGCTCACCCGCCTCGACGAGGCACGCCGGCGCTTGGCCGGCTGACCACAAGCTTTTTGGACTTCGCCCCGCTGGATACCACTCGAGCGGTGAAAAGGAAGAGGAATCCCCACTCATGGCTGAACTGACGATCAAGCCCGAGGAGATCCGGGCTGCGCTCGACAGCTTCGTGAGCTCCTATGAGCCGGCCACCAGCGCGCGCGAGGAGGTCGGCACGGTCACGATGGCCGCCGACGGAATCGCGCAGGTCGAGGGTCTGCCCGGCGTCATGGCGAACGAGCTGCTCCGTTTCGAGGACGGCACCCTGGGCCTGGCCCTGAACCTCGACGTCCGCGAGGTCGGCGTCGTCGTGCTCGGCGAGTTCGCCGGGATCGAGGAGGGACAGCAGGTGCGCCGGACCGGCGACGTGCTCTCCGTCGAGGTCGGCGAAGGATATCTGGGCCGGGTCGTCGACCCGCTCGGGAACCCGATCGACGGTCTCGGCGAGATCGCCACCGACGGCCGGCGGGCCCTGGAACTCCAGGCCCCCGGGGTCATGGACCGCAAGTCGGTGCACGAGCCGCTGCAGACCGGCCTCAAGGCGATCGACGCGATGATCCCGGTCGGTCGGGGTCAGCGTCAGCTCATCATCGGTGACCGCCAGACGGGCAAGACGCAGATCGCCCTCGACACGATCATCAACCAGAAGGCGAACTGGGCCTCGGGCGACCCGACGAAGCAGGTCCGCTGCATCTACGTCGCCGTCGGCCAGAAGGGCTCGACCATCGCCTCCGTGCGCGGCGCCCTCGAGGAGGCCGGCGCGCTCGAGTACACGACGATCGTCGCCGCCCCCGCCTCCGACCCGGCCGGCTTCAAGTACATCGCCCCCTACACCGGCTCGGCCATCGGCCAGCACTGGATGTACCAGGGCAAGCACGTGCTCATCGTGTTCGACGACCTGTCGAAGCAGGCGGAGGCCTACCGCGCCGTCTCCCTGCTGCTGCGCCGGCCGCCGGGCCGCGAGGCCTACCCGGGCGACGTGTTCTACCTGCACTCGCGGCTCCTCGAGCGCTGCGCGAAGCTCTCGGACGACCTCGGCGCCGGGTCGATGACCGGGCTGCCGATCATCGAGACGAAGGCGAACGACGTCTCGGCGTACATCCCGACGAACGTCATCTCGATCACCGACGGACAGATCTTCCTCCAGTCCGACCTCTTCAACGCGAACCAGCGACCGGCGGTCGACGTCGGCATCTCGGTGTCGCGGGTGGGCGGCGACGCCCAGGTCAAGGCGATGAAGTCGGTCTCGGGAACGCTCAAGCTCGAGCTCGCCCAGTACCGCTCGCTCGAGGCGTTCGCGATGTTCGCCTCGGACCTCGACCCCGCCTCCCGCGCCCAGCTCACGCGCGGCGCCCGGCTCATGGAGCTGCTCAAGCAGCCGCAGCTGTCGCCGTACGACGCCGAGGACCAGGTCATCTCGATCTGGGCGGGCACGAACGGGCACTTCGACCACGTTCCGCTGCCGGACGTGAGCCGATTCGAGGCCGAGCTCATCGACTACTTCCGTCGCAACACCGACGTCATCGACGTGCTCGCCTCGACCGGCAAGCTCGACGACGACACCCGCGCGAAGCTGGAGAGCGGCGTCGAGAAGTTCAAGAGCACCTTCCTGACGAGTGACGGCTCCGGCGTCTCAGGCGGCGACGCGCCCGCGGGTGACGGTGAGGACGTCGACATCGATCAGGAGCAGATCGTCAAGCAGAAGCGGGGCTGAGAATGGCTGGCTCCCAGCGGATCTACAAGCAGCGGATCCGATCGACCGAGACGCTCAAGAAGATGTTCCGCGCCATGGAACTCATCGCGGCCTCCCGGATCGGGAAGGCGCGCGCCCGCGCCGAGCAGGCCTACCCGTACGCACGGGCGATCACCCGCGCCGTCTCGGCGGTGGCCACGCACTCGGACGCCGAGCACGTGCTCACCACGGAGCGGCCCGACACGAACCGGGTCGCCGTGCTCGTCGTGACGGCCGACCGCGGGATGGCCGGGGCCTACTCGGCCACGATCCTGCGGGAGGCCGAGCGCCTGCGCGATCAGCTCCGCGACGAGGGCAAGGAGCCGGTGCTGTACGTCACCGGCCGGCGCGGCGTCAACTACTTCACGTTCCGCGGGGCCGAGGTGCACCAGTCCTGGACCGGCGACTCGGACAACCCGAGCGCCGACGTGGCGCGGGAGGTGGCCAAGACGCTCCTCAAGGCCTTCACGGCACCGGCGGACATGGGCGGCGTGGCCGAACTGCACGTGGTCTACACCCGGTTCCAGTCGATGGTCGCCCAGGAGCCCCGCGTCGTGCGGATGCTCCCGCTCGAGGTGGTCGAGGGCGTCACCCCCGCCGCGGAGAAGGCGCTCCCGCTCTACGACTTCGAGCCGAGCTCGGAGGGCGTGCTGGACGCGCTGCTGCCGCGCTACATCGAAAGCCGCATCTTCAACGCGATGCTCCAAGCCTCCGCCTCCGAACTGGCGGCGCGGCAGCGGGCAATGCACACGGCGACTGAGAACGCCGAGGACCTCATCCGTAAGTACACGCGTCTGGCTAACACGGCCAGGCAGGCAGAGATCACCCAGGAGATCAGCGAGATCGTCTCCGGGGCCGATGCCCTGGCCGCGAGCTGAAGACAGAAGGACGAAACCCCATGACTGCCACCGCCTCTGACACCCCGGCGCCCTCCTCGCCCGGCGCGGGCATCGGCCGCGTCGCCCGCGTGATCGGCCCCGTCGTCGACATCGAGTTCCCGCCGGACGCGATCCCCGACATCTACAACGCCCTCAAGACCACGATCGACCTGAGCGCTCAGAGCGAGGGCGAAGAGGCGTTCGAGATGACCCTCGAGGTCGCCCAGCACCTGGGCGACAACGTCGTGCGCGCCATCGCCCTCAAGCCGACCGACGGGCTCGTCCGCGGCGCCGAGGTGCGCGACTCCGGCGAGGCGATCTCGGTGCCCGTGGGCGACGTGACCAAGGGCAAGGTCTTCAACGTCATCGGCGAGGTGCTCAACCTCGCCGAGGGCGAGACCCTCGAGGTGTCCGAGCGCTGGCCGATCCACCGCAAGCCCCCGGCATTCGATCAGCTCGAGTCGAAGACCCAGATGTTCGAGACCGGCATCAAGGTCATCGACCTGCTCACCCCGTACGTCCAGGGTGGCAAGATCGGCCTCTTCGGCGGCGCCGGCGTGGGCAAGACCGTGCTCATCCAGGAGATGATCCAGCGCGTCGCCCAGAACCACGGCGGTGTGTCGGTGTTCGCCGGGGTCGGCGAGCGCACCCGTGAGGGCAACGACCTCATCGTCGAGATGGAGGAGGCGGGGGTCTTCGACAAGACCGCCCTGGTGTTCGGCCAGATGGACGAGCCGCCGGGCACGCGACTGCGCGTGGCCCTCTCGGCCCTGACCATGGCCGAGTACTTCCGCGATGTGCAGAACCAGGACGTGCTGCTGTTCATCGACAACATCTTCCGGTTCACCCAGGCCGGCTCCGAGGTGTCCACGCTGCTGGGCCGCATGCCCTCGGCGGTGGGCTACCAGCCGAACCTGGCCGACGAGATGGGTGTGCTGCAGGAGCGGATCACCTCGACCCGCGGCCACTCCATCACCTCGCTGCAGGCGATCTACGTGCCCGCCGACGACTACACCGACCCGGCGCCGGCGACGACGTTCGCGCACCTGGACGCGACCACGAACCTCTCCCGTGAGATCGCCTCGCGCGGCCTCTACCCGGCCGTGGACCCGCTGGCCTCGACCAGTCGCATCCTCGACCCCCGCTACGTCGGGGAGGACCACTACCGGGTCGCGACCGCGGTCAAGTCGATCCTGCAGAAGAACAAGGAACTGCAGGACATCATCGCCATCCTCGGCATCGACGAGCTCTCCGAGGAGGACAAGGTCACGGTCAACCGGGCCCGCCGGATCGAGCAGTTCCTCTCGCAGAACACGTACATGGCCGAGAAGTTCACGGGCGTGACCGGCTCGACCGTGCCGCTGACCGAGACGATCGAGGCCTTCGACAAGATCGCCCTCGGCGAGTACGACCACGTGGCGGAGCAGGCCTTCTTCAACATCGGTGGCCTCGAGGACCTCGAGCGCAACTGGGCCCGTATCCAGTCCGAGCTGCGCTGATCGCCCGGCCGAGACAGCAGACGAACGAGAGGGTGAACCGTGGCTTTGAGCGTTGAGGTGGTCGCCACCGACCGCACGGTGTGGGCCGGTGAGGCGA
The window above is part of the Pseudactinotalea sp. HY158 genome. Proteins encoded here:
- a CDS encoding F0F1 ATP synthase subunit gamma — its product is MAGSQRIYKQRIRSTETLKKMFRAMELIAASRIGKARARAEQAYPYARAITRAVSAVATHSDAEHVLTTERPDTNRVAVLVVTADRGMAGAYSATILREAERLRDQLRDEGKEPVLYVTGRRGVNYFTFRGAEVHQSWTGDSDNPSADVAREVAKTLLKAFTAPADMGGVAELHVVYTRFQSMVAQEPRVVRMLPLEVVEGVTPAAEKALPLYDFEPSSEGVLDALLPRYIESRIFNAMLQASASELAARQRAMHTATENAEDLIRKYTRLANTARQAEITQEISEIVSGADALAAS
- the atpD gene encoding F0F1 ATP synthase subunit beta, producing MTATASDTPAPSSPGAGIGRVARVIGPVVDIEFPPDAIPDIYNALKTTIDLSAQSEGEEAFEMTLEVAQHLGDNVVRAIALKPTDGLVRGAEVRDSGEAISVPVGDVTKGKVFNVIGEVLNLAEGETLEVSERWPIHRKPPAFDQLESKTQMFETGIKVIDLLTPYVQGGKIGLFGGAGVGKTVLIQEMIQRVAQNHGGVSVFAGVGERTREGNDLIVEMEEAGVFDKTALVFGQMDEPPGTRLRVALSALTMAEYFRDVQNQDVLLFIDNIFRFTQAGSEVSTLLGRMPSAVGYQPNLADEMGVLQERITSTRGHSITSLQAIYVPADDYTDPAPATTFAHLDATTNLSREIASRGLYPAVDPLASTSRILDPRYVGEDHYRVATAVKSILQKNKELQDIIAILGIDELSEEDKVTVNRARRIEQFLSQNTYMAEKFTGVTGSTVPLTETIEAFDKIALGEYDHVAEQAFFNIGGLEDLERNWARIQSELR
- the atpA gene encoding F0F1 ATP synthase subunit alpha, with amino-acid sequence MAELTIKPEEIRAALDSFVSSYEPATSAREEVGTVTMAADGIAQVEGLPGVMANELLRFEDGTLGLALNLDVREVGVVVLGEFAGIEEGQQVRRTGDVLSVEVGEGYLGRVVDPLGNPIDGLGEIATDGRRALELQAPGVMDRKSVHEPLQTGLKAIDAMIPVGRGQRQLIIGDRQTGKTQIALDTIINQKANWASGDPTKQVRCIYVAVGQKGSTIASVRGALEEAGALEYTTIVAAPASDPAGFKYIAPYTGSAIGQHWMYQGKHVLIVFDDLSKQAEAYRAVSLLLRRPPGREAYPGDVFYLHSRLLERCAKLSDDLGAGSMTGLPIIETKANDVSAYIPTNVISITDGQIFLQSDLFNANQRPAVDVGISVSRVGGDAQVKAMKSVSGTLKLELAQYRSLEAFAMFASDLDPASRAQLTRGARLMELLKQPQLSPYDAEDQVISIWAGTNGHFDHVPLPDVSRFEAELIDYFRRNTDVIDVLASTGKLDDDTRAKLESGVEKFKSTFLTSDGSGVSGGDAPAGDGEDVDIDQEQIVKQKRG